A single Anopheles arabiensis isolate DONGOLA chromosome 2, AaraD3, whole genome shotgun sequence DNA region contains:
- the LOC120902211 gene encoding DNA-directed RNA polymerase I subunit RPA12 produces the protein MDPGFCPDCGSILPPLKNSNRVSCYGCQSEFDAAAFGTMETEYTIHFNSYANKKSDQADRAEGEEAEGPIVNRQCPKCGNDQMSYATLQLRSADEGQTVFFTCTKCKYKMSENS, from the exons ATGGATCCCGGATTCTGTCCCGATTGTGGTTCTATCCTGCCGCCACTGAAAAACTCCAACAGAGTGTCCTGCTATGGCTGCCAAAGCGAGTTCGATGCTGCGG CATTCGGCACGATGGAAACAGAGTATACGATCCATTTCAATTCGTATGCCAATAAAAAATCGGATCAAGCCGACCGTGCCGAAGGAGAGGAAGCCGAAGGACCGATTGTGAACCGACAGTGTCCCAAGTGTGGTAATGATCAGATGTCGTACGCCACTTTACAGCTCCGATCTGCGGACGAAGGTCAAACCGTATTCTTCACCTGTACAAAGTGCAA GTACAAGATGTCGGAAAATTCATAA